GCAATCAGCCATTTTGTAATGTAAAAtagaataaacaaaaacaaattacGCTCGACAGTCGTGCACTGGTGAACAAGAAAGTCCGTTGTATTGAAAGCTCTTCATCGTTCAAACGAAATAACTTATTATAATAAGATTAATAGAGATATAATTGAACATTGGCAGCTCATTGAGTTTTTGTTCCAACCGTCGTATTGTCTACTACTCTCCATTGCGCTATTCTCTCCGaattctaatgaatttttcaccaaaaaaacAATCGGTCATTCTAATGTCCCATTTTACAATATATGGTAATGGTATTATGTACAATTTacaatcaaatttcaaatggTCTACACTTTTACTCTTCATTCGAAATAAAGAAGTAAACActaatttcactatttttcttattcataATGAAACCAGAATCGATATTAGTCATTTCGAAAGACTCCTTCTTATTTACACTCTTAATCTAATGTGTTCTTTCCATTAAAACATCTTCTCTAATAACATCCAGCCGAAGGCAATGGCAATTGGTGCAAAGTATTGTATTGGAACACTGTAGTTTGCACTTAACAAATCACCACAATGTGTTGTGAATGTATTCAACTGCTTTGTCAGTTCTGATTTCTCCATGTTGcagacattgaatttttctttaagaATAACCAGCTCCTCATTGACCTCCTGCATCCTCGAATTTTCGTTCTTAACACGGTaatatatttcttttaatttttcaatcacttGTTCATTTGGTTCACGAATCAGCCAGTCTCGCAGCTCATTCAACTCATAATTAACAAGGTGTCGAGCTTCCAAGTCGTCATCACCTCCTAGGGAATCTAACGCTGTAATGAATGTCTGGAGAATGTGATCACGATTATGATTACACTGAGAGAAGCTATCACTCTTGGTTAAAGGTTTCAGGGTCTTAACGTAGTCACCGTCGAGATGTTCGCCCTCTTGCTCATCAATTCCCAGGTCATCGTCCTTCTCCTCGACATAATCTCCTCTCTCCTCGTCCTTCTCATCAGTAGCAGTTGTTGAAGACATTGATGTATTTGGAGAATCTGCAGAGTCTGATGAATCATCACCCTGAGCAGTATCTTCTTCAGCAGGCTCCTCAGAGTCGTAGTGTACCTCCAGCTGATCTCCATTAAGATCAGTTGCAAATCGAACTTCCAATCTGTTGGTGTCACgacttattttttccttcactgGTTTCATCTCTGTGAcagatttttcatcaaaatcatCGCCTATTAAACTACAAGTATCGTCACTGGCAATGCTACTTGTGTCATCACACGTTCCACTGTTTAATTCATTCTCAGCTTGATTTtcatcaacatttgttttacCATTCACTAATGTCCGCCTGGAGTGTGGGGGCAAAATATAATCAGCAtcattttgattttcattGGTTGTTTCTGCTATTTCATTctttttatataaaatgtcAGAGGAGTTcctgactattttttcgttagaATCAATTTGTTGGAATTTGTTTTGATTGTCCTCACTCACAGCAAGATTTTCAAGATCATCGATATTCTCGGAATCAGCAATCATTTCATTGAGAATATCTACTATTGTATTAATAGCTTCAATTGGATTGAGACCATCTTTGGAATCCTCAGATAATTTTGAATTCATATCTTGGAGAGTTTGCATATAATTTCGAAGGCTAGTAATTTCTTTGTGAATTTTAACGGAATCAGATCGATTCTTATTGAGCTTCTGGCGAAGAGAATGGCCAATTTTTGATTGACGCATCACTTTTTCCACCAGATCCTGCTTTTCCTGGGCTGCTGAAAGTACAAGTTCTGTTGACGTCTGCTCCTTCTCGGCCAGTTTTGCCTCCAATTGTGTGAGATTCTTTTGTGCTGTACTGTACTTTGAGGCTAATTCCTGTAATTCCATTTGTGAATGTTTTGAAATCTCATGAAGACTTTGGCATTCATCTTCGGTTTCATTAAGACGACTCTCGAGAGCAATTAATTTCTGCGTCACTTCTAATTTTTCCTGATGTACTTTTTGCAAAGCTTCTTTAGCAGCAACCTGATACTGAGATTTTTGCTCCTCAAGATTAATAAGTTCAGTTCTAATTTTGTCATccgtgaaattttttgaatatgcACAAAGTTGACTTTCAATTGTTTTCACGTGGCTCAATAATCGATCTTCATCAATCAAGGCCTTCCAGGACTGGCTTGCTGCTTTCCTCGTATTTTCCACCAATTTCTGTAGGTAGCTCAATTTTGAATGGAGTACCTGCTCACGTCTACTAGCCTCCTGAACATATTGATTCAATTTGTAGAGATCCTCCAGGGTAACATCTCCACTGCTACCGTACGTTGTTCTGGAAGCCTTTGCTTCTTTTCCATCCGGTAAAAAAAGCTTAAGAGTGGCTATTATACATCCATGTGTGACTTTTCTCGTACTCTCCATGACATCAACACCAAATTGAACAATATCACCTGAACAAACTTCGGTGGCTTTAGATTGTATACCAGTGGAACTGAGACGTTCATTGTTGATAAATGTTCCATTGCTGCTTCGAGTATCTTggagataaaattttccaccatTGTACCACAGTAATGCATGATTACGCGATAAGACTTTACAATCAAATATTGCATTGTCTGGTGCAGCACGTCCACGTGCCACCGATCTGCCAATTTTCACAGGTAAATCCAAAACAAGTGTCCTATCCTCAAATGCATGAGAATTATCACGGCATATTAGCATACCTTTGGCGCTCATCTTGTTAGGTTCACTCTCTGTACTCATGTTGTTATCATTTTGATTCGTAAAATTGGCATTTTGCACCCAACCACTGCTTGCCACAACCATAGCCacaggaattttttctcctttttttgaataattctctTGATATTCCGTATTGGTAGAAAATGTTTGTCTCACAAAGTCCATATGTAGCATGCGGACTGTTGCCCACACAATTAATTGTGACGTTTTATATTTAACCACttaacattaattattttattactgcTATAACTTTTATTATTACTTCGCTTCTTTCACATCCAAATATCACAATTGCATACAGCAACGTGGGAGAAATGTAACGTCGACAGATATTGGATAATGGACAACATATTCGTGTGATGACCAAGGTGAAATTTCCTTTTTCAATAGAACTTCTTGTTTTCACAGGTGAGTTGACGTGAGGGTAATTGCGAGTGAATCAACGCATAATCTTCTTTTTAAGGAGCTACTTCCGGGTTGCGTTGGATGATCTTCTATTTTCTTCCAAACTGTTCCCAACTGCTTCAATATAACCCTCTACTCTCCGATCTTTTTTTAGGTCGGGCGAACTGTGTTTATTGAGAATGTAAATTTATGACGTTTTTCCCAAGTACTTTTAATTAGAcactttttttgttttttctcttctcctcCAGAATTACACTAGGCACGATGGGCAGTTGTTTCGAAGATTGGGAGGTGACTTCGGACGTAAGCATAAATCAGATCACCGAGTGAACTTAACACGAACCGACTAGTTTCCTCTTCACAAATTTTGCCACTCTCTTTCACTCCTTCAGCTCAAAATTCACACACAAACAACACTGATCTGTGTCTCTCACCGTGGTAATGATACAACCACCAATATCCTATACCCAAAATATCATGGTTtaacgtattttttttcttttcattagtTCTGCTCTACGTTGTCTTTATCAGCAACGAAATACAGCAGTGCAGACTGCTCCTCCATCAAATGcctttttctttcttctctAACCCCTctccactctctctctctctccctcgcaCACACACACTTGTTTTTTCCTCGATGCGACTGagtttttgctttttttttttatgacggATGGATGGAATTCTCGTGTAAGCACTTCAGCCGTGTATACTATTTCAGTTTCACTGTTCCAACTTGTTAGCAATCTCTGCGGTCAACAAGTTCCGCGTTCCACCCGATACCTATCGATTCGTAGCGGACGGAGCCGAATAGAGGCGTGGAAATCTTTTTAGTTACaatatttttggggaaaatatgAACAATGACAATTGTTCATCcttattttgttttgtttaaaCATTgatcataattattattaaacagatttttatgaattagatgaagaaaatcggaaatgtaattttttagaaCCCATAATTTAGTTGTagagttcattaaaaaaaactacgaGTCCTTTATGCCATAGTTAGTTATTAGACAGCAAGGAATTTGAAGGATTTTTAAAGAGAATTTTGGAGCAGAgtaagatgattttttttattatgttaatgttttgaaaattctccggAGTATGTGGAAATGGTCTACCctaacataacctcaaaatgcATGGTGCAGGAATGTTAATTCTACTCTAATAAACACGAAGATTAAAATTCTCCGCGATCCCTAATAAAATTCTTATAACGTTCTCTGCATCAATATAAAGGTGATATTTCTCCTCATATTCAGCAAACTAAATATATCATCGATTGGTAAAATTATACATATTTACAGACACAAAATGTCAGACGACGAGGATTACATGTCCGACAAATTTGTTTTGGAAACTGAAAAACAAACAACCAccagtttatttttcaaaaaatctcagCAACGTGAAGTGGAACTTTTGAAGAGAAAGGCGGCTGCTGAGGAaagaatgagagagaaaaataaatcagcTAAAGTAATGGAACAAGAAAAAAGAGAGGAAGGGTTATCATCAGCTATATCCAGTGACAATAAGGGTAAATATACATTGAATATAGAATGGacattattataaatatttctcaggtTACAAAAGGTCTCAGGTTATAAAATATAgttatttttagaaataaatCATCAATATGCCTCTTTCTATCCCATAGAATTAAAGTATTTTTTTGGTATCTTTTCATGTTTCcagttttttggaaatttcctgAAAACCGGACATGACAATAGAACAACTATGAAAAGAACTATGAAAAGAAGAATTAATGagctcattttttattactggTGGCCGATAGGGCCCACTAAGGTCTACGTTCAAAGGGAGACACTTTAAATCAATAGATTCATAAGTGAAGAAAGAAAGGAAGCTATCAAAATAAGAATTgtattttaagatttttttgaatCAATCGATTTTATCGATAAAAGGGTGCTTGATCTATTTATCTCAATGTGTTGCATATTTCAGGTTTTGAAATGCTGATAAAAATGGGCTACAAACCGGGCCAAGGCATCGGTAAAACTGAGTCTGGTCGTGCAGAGCCCAT
This genomic stretch from Diachasmimorpha longicaudata isolate KC_UGA_2023 chromosome 6, iyDiaLong2, whole genome shotgun sequence harbors:
- the LOC135163267 gene encoding sarcolemmal membrane-associated protein; protein product: MLHMDFVRQTFSTNTEYQENYSKKGEKIPVAMVVASSGWVQNANFTNQNDNNMSTESEPNKMSAKGMLICRDNSHAFEDRTLVLDLPVKIGRSVARGRAAPDNAIFDCKVLSRNHALLWYNGGKFYLQDTRSSNGTFINNERLSSTGIQSKATEVCSGDIVQFGVDVMESTRKVTHGCIIATLKLFLPDGKEAKASRTTYGSSGDVTLEDLYKLNQYVQEASRREQVLHSKLSYLQKLVENTRKAASQSWKALIDEDRLLSHVKTIESQLCAYSKNFTDDKIRTELINLEEQKSQYQVAAKEALQKVHQEKLEVTQKLIALESRLNETEDECQSLHEISKHSQMELQELASKYSTAQKNLTQLEAKLAEKEQTSTELVLSAAQEKQDLVEKVMRQSKIGHSLRQKLNKNRSDSVKIHKEITSLRNYMQTLQDMNSKLSEDSKDGLNPIEAINTIVDILNEMIADSENIDDLENLAVSEDNQNKFQQIDSNEKIVRNSSDILYKKNEIAETTNENQNDADYILPPHSRRTLVNGKTNVDENQAENELNSGTCDDTSSIASDDTCSLIGDDFDEKSVTEMKPVKEKISRDTNRLEVRFATDLNGDQLEVHYDSEEPAEEDTAQGDDSSDSADSPNTSMSSTTATDEKDEERGDYVEEKDDDLGIDEQEGEHLDGDYVKTLKPLTKSDSFSQCNHNRDHILQTFITALDSLGGDDDLEARHLVNYELNELRDWLIREPNEQVIEKLKEIYYRVKNENSRMQEVNEELVILKEKFNVCNMEKSELTKQLNTFTTHCGDLLSANYSVPIQYFAPIAIAFGWMLLEKMF